In Cryptomeria japonica chromosome 5, Sugi_1.0, whole genome shotgun sequence, the genomic window TAAAGAATAACCAAGATTCTTAGACAATATAATAGAAAATTAAgactttttttaatataaatttaataatctAATAAAAAATGTTGTATATTTGACCACGCATTTTATTACTTTATCCATATTGATATAATTCATTTTTCCCTCACTTCCAAAAACTGATTAGAAATAGTCAAACTAATAATTCATTATATTAACTCAAGCTAGTGTTTATTTTTTGAGAGGCCATAAGGCAACGTTTAATATATTTGTGATTGCCTATGAAATGATTATATACgtattaattgttgaagtcttaAGTGTGCTCTcttaccccatgtccccatgcaGCTCCTTGAGTCTATTTTCTGCTTATTTTTAAGCAGTGAAAGTGTTCCCATGGAATTTTTTAATTAGAGGGAAAGGaaaatttggaatcttttcctagtTTTGTGGAGCAGCTGCtgcttaataataaaaaataagctgGAAAAAAAAGGAGAGGCTGGAAATAAGCAGCAGCTGCTTATTAAAAAAATGACACATGGCTTCACCaaatttttttcctttcctttttatttttcttaaattttacttttaaattttatatgtaaaaaatattatttaaaagtaATATTTAAGAGGGCTGCTTAAAAATAAGCACAATTTTTTTTATGCATGGGGTCATCAGCTCCACAAATTGTTGCACAAAAAATGGAGCAgcagctgctagccaaaataagctaagcagccgcaTGGAAATGAAGGAGAAGACTTTTTAATATCGATTAAATTGACCTTCAAAATTTTCTCACAAGCCGTGTCTTTTTATCATTTTGAATATTTGGTGCGTGACTGGAAGCTATATTCGTTCGATTTAGCTATTAGAACAAATTTATACTTCCTGTGTGCACTAATCCATCCCATCCTATGTCCAGTGGATCAAATGTGTGTGGTTGTTTTCCCGGCAAGTAGTTGTCAAAATTGGCTCAATCGATGAGAAAATGGACCTATTTTATATGGAAATAAAATAGCACGAGGTTTCTACTCCAAGGGAATAAAATAACACTTGAATTTAACAAAAGCACATAAAAGGTAAATATATTTACACCTCACCTTACACAAATTAATGAAAACCTTATGCGATGTAGTATAATTTTTAGTTGGGAACTAGCATTCAGATTAATACTATTTTCAGACCTCTAATTACCGTATGCAAGGGAAGAAATCCCATAGATACTTGGATGACCTTTTATAATTGAATTTACAGCCATTTATTTCATTGGAGAGCATTACAAACAAGGGAGGTTTAGAGTGCAAGATAGGGCTCCCGCGGTCTGGGTGAGTATTGCAGGCACAAGTGTTCCTGAGAAAACTTTGAAACTCTGTTCAGAGTCATAATTGGGAAGTGCTTTTGGTTTGCCAGATGGGAGGAAGTATGCTCCATTAGTAACAAGGGGATTAGGTATATTCTCCATGGTTCGTAGTTGTTATTGGCAACATGCACATACCCATGTCTGCACCTGCTTCATGCCAATTTCCAACAACGTGATTAGGTTAAACAAGGTCAATCTACAAAAGGCAACAAGAGGATTTCGAGTTAAACTCTATTTACCTTGGCATACGTTCAATGAGGCCAGGCCCAAAGTGGTTGAACGCCACTGTCACCTTCATGGCTTTATCAGCTCTATAATCATCACTGTGTCCCAAGAGCATCACCTGATAGGTTGATTCCGTTGTTAGGACTCATCAATCATTTATATACAAAATCTAGTATGTAACGAGTATTTTAGTCTATGAGCAGTTCATATAGTTACCATGTCATGGTAAGAGAAACGGTTGTTAGAAATGGTATCTGCAGTGGAAGGAAGCGTGACATGAACTAGTCTATCCGAGCAATTGAATAATGTGTTATGATCGATCCAAACGTCTGGGAAATAGCTAACTGAAATATCATCTCCATCTTGTGTTTCGATTTCCTCGGCCTGCGTACCCTCAGCGAGAAAAATCATACCCGATTTAGATGGCTGACAATTATGGATGTTTAATCCGTGAATGATAACGTTGTTCCCATTCAACAGGATAATGCAAGGCCCATTTCTGATGTGAAGATTTGAGCCCCTTGCATCGATAGTCTTCTGGCTTGTCAAAATGAGGGGCATTTCAAGCTTTATCTCCATACCTCTGCCAAAAAGTTATCCATAGAGGACCATCACGAGTAACTCCGTATCTGAGAGTCCCA contains:
- the LOC131035302 gene encoding pectate lyase 1-like, encoding MKLADCGLGFGSAPNGGKGGELYTVSRTDDNAVNPSPGTLRYGVTRDGPLWITFWQRNGPCIILLNGNNVIIHGLNIHNCQPSKSGMIFLAEGTQAEEIETQDGDDISVSYFPDVWIDHNTLFNCSDRLVHVTLPSTADTISNNRFSYHDMVMLLGHSDDYRADKAMKVTVAFNHFGPGLIERMPRLTLFNLITLLEIGMKQVQTWAIEAIIDYRRFRIGVTLIPDEVALGNQVVIGYREDCKEAMSKSDGSSLGHLSAIGYWSSL